The Halalkalibacter krulwichiae genome has a segment encoding these proteins:
- the rpsN gene encoding 30S ribosomal protein S14 — MAKKSKVAKEKKRQELVAHYAEKRRELKEKGDYVALSKLPRDSAPSRLTRRCEMTGRPRGVLRKFKLSRIAFRELAHKGQIPGVKKSSW; from the coding sequence ATGGCAAAAAAGTCGAAGGTGGCTAAGGAAAAGAAAAGACAGGAGCTTGTTGCACATTATGCAGAAAAAAGAAGAGAATTAAAGGAAAAAGGAGATTACGTAGCCCTAAGTAAACTTCCGCGTGATTCGGCGCCTAGTCGTTTAACTCGTAGATGTGAGATGACTGGTAGACCGCGTGGTGTTCTCCGTAAATTTAAACTATCTAGAATTGCATTTAGAGAACTTGCCCACAAAGGTCAAATTCCAGGTGTAAAAAAATCTAGCTGGTAA
- a CDS encoding ABC transporter ATP-binding protein: protein MIHGSSMSTRVDQAALLQIEQLELSYTDSKKKVPIVQNVSFEIHSGEIVALVGPSGCGKSMTAQAIVGLLDSGVQVTNGAIIYKKDNVCTYTNKQMKLLRRNEIALFIQHSLSGLNPIRTVKKQMVETLMNQKRWKKKEMEFYLHTLLQQVGFSDPKAILGSYPFELSGGMQQRVLLAMMVSLKPKLLIADEPTTALDVINRNRVLNLLKKIQQDHHLTVLLISHDQQSVKHIADRVIQMSAGGLFVSLLQLCNVSKDYPVKGRKRSLLREPVCKALKQVNLTVEKGECVGLVGESGSGKSTLAKVIMKLEPLSSGEIFLESQPISGKQCQDKEFYKRVQLVLQDSSATLHPKMNVKESLMEPLKNFFPREREKWLDMLMKVVELVALDERLLTRYPYQLSGGQKQRVCIAKALAVQPKLIIFDESIASLDSDSQASIIKMFQLIQEEEEISFLFITHDLQSTKQFCNRIAVMYEGEIVEQFTKWDKAQVKHPYTRSLMEAFIKV from the coding sequence GTGATACATGGATCTAGTATGAGTACAAGGGTTGACCAAGCAGCTTTATTACAAATCGAACAACTTGAATTATCATATACTGACTCTAAAAAAAAGGTCCCGATTGTTCAAAATGTGTCGTTTGAAATACATTCAGGTGAAATTGTTGCGCTTGTTGGTCCAAGTGGTTGCGGAAAAAGCATGACTGCGCAAGCAATTGTTGGTCTACTAGATTCAGGGGTTCAGGTGACAAATGGAGCAATTATTTATAAAAAGGATAACGTTTGTACGTATACAAATAAGCAAATGAAATTACTAAGGCGTAATGAAATTGCTTTATTTATTCAGCATTCCTTAAGCGGACTAAACCCTATTCGAACCGTTAAAAAGCAAATGGTTGAAACACTTATGAATCAAAAAAGATGGAAGAAGAAAGAAATGGAATTTTATTTACATACTCTTTTACAGCAAGTGGGATTTTCAGATCCTAAAGCTATTCTTGGCTCTTATCCATTTGAATTAAGCGGGGGAATGCAGCAGCGAGTATTACTAGCGATGATGGTAAGTTTGAAACCGAAACTATTAATTGCAGATGAACCGACCACTGCTCTTGATGTGATTAATCGAAATAGAGTTTTAAATTTACTAAAAAAAATCCAACAAGATCATCATTTAACCGTCTTACTCATTTCCCATGATCAACAAAGTGTCAAACATATTGCCGACCGAGTCATCCAAATGAGTGCAGGGGGATTGTTCGTGAGTCTACTTCAACTATGCAATGTGTCTAAGGATTATCCTGTTAAAGGCAGAAAGAGGAGTCTATTGCGTGAGCCTGTATGTAAAGCTTTGAAACAAGTTAATTTAACAGTAGAAAAAGGCGAGTGTGTTGGTCTTGTTGGCGAGAGTGGTAGTGGTAAGAGTACGTTAGCGAAAGTCATAATGAAACTCGAACCTCTATCATCAGGTGAAATTTTTCTAGAATCACAACCTATAAGTGGCAAACAATGTCAGGATAAAGAATTTTACAAGCGAGTCCAATTAGTATTACAAGATTCCTCAGCGACGTTACATCCTAAAATGAATGTAAAAGAAAGTTTAATGGAACCGTTAAAGAATTTTTTTCCTAGAGAGAGAGAAAAATGGCTAGACATGTTAATGAAAGTAGTAGAATTAGTAGCTCTTGATGAACGTCTCCTAACAAGATATCCTTATCAATTAAGCGGTGGACAAAAACAAAGAGTTTGTATTGCAAAAGCATTAGCTGTTCAACCAAAACTGATTATTTTTGATGAATCGATAGCTAGTTTAGACTCAGATTCACAAGCGTCCATTATTAAAATGTTTCAATTGATCCAGGAGGAAGAAGAAATATCTTTCTTATTCATTACCCATGATCTTCAGTCAACGAAACAATTTTGTAACCGGATAGCAGTGATGTATGAAGGAGAGATTGTTGAGCAATTTACTAAATGGGATAAAGCACAGGTGAAACATCCATATACACGTTCTTTAATGGAAGCTTTTATAAAGGTTTAG
- the cobO gene encoding cob(I)yrinic acid a,c-diamide adenosyltransferase: MGKEKNTKRGLILVYTGDGKGKTTASLGLALRSVGRGQKVKIFQFIKSPERTYGEQIALRKLGVEMVQLGIGFTWTKTPEEHREALKKAWPIAKEAVMSGEYDVVILDELNNALAIEKFSIEDVLPLDEVIDLLKNKPSHVHLVITGRNAKKEILDLADLVSVIEPEKHYYNEGIPAVKGIEF, translated from the coding sequence ATGGGCAAAGAGAAGAATACGAAGCGAGGACTTATACTCGTTTACACTGGAGATGGAAAAGGCAAAACAACTGCTTCTTTAGGATTAGCGCTTCGAAGTGTAGGCAGAGGCCAGAAGGTTAAAATCTTTCAATTTATTAAGTCTCCAGAGCGGACGTATGGAGAGCAAATTGCTTTACGGAAGCTAGGAGTAGAAATGGTTCAACTTGGTATCGGATTTACTTGGACGAAAACACCAGAAGAACATAGGGAAGCTCTGAAAAAAGCTTGGCCTATTGCGAAAGAAGCTGTTATGAGTGGGGAGTATGATGTTGTTATTTTAGATGAATTAAATAATGCGTTGGCAATTGAGAAGTTTTCAATTGAGGATGTGTTACCATTAGATGAGGTCATTGATTTATTGAAAAATAAACCTTCACATGTTCATCTTGTTATTACAGGAAGAAATGCTAAAAAAGAAATATTGGATTTAGCCGATCTCGTATCGGTGATTGAACCTGAAAAGCATTATTATAATGAAGGAATTCCGGCAGTAAAAGGAATCGAATTTTAA
- a CDS encoding ABC transporter permease produces MLKIFSKRFGAANLIGAFLLLGTILVGLLAPWLSPHDPLSIHVANRLHPPTWEYPFGTDHLGRCILSRMMYGIRTTVTTAFLIMTFTMMISIPLGLVTAYNRGRSDHFIMRLVDGTLALPDIIITIAIVGILGPGYLHMIMAIVVVRWASYVRFIRSLVIKTTKEDFILTARISGNSHYRIMKNYIFPFISSPILIFAALDMGRIVLLISGLSFLGLGAQPPTPEWGVMLHDATAYFQIAPHVMIFPGLAIMLFVLGCQLISERRKTSDTWI; encoded by the coding sequence ATGTTGAAAATCTTTTCAAAACGTTTTGGTGCTGCTAACCTGATCGGGGCTTTCCTCCTGTTAGGAACTATTCTTGTGGGTCTTTTGGCGCCATGGTTATCTCCTCATGATCCATTATCCATACATGTAGCAAATAGATTGCATCCACCTACTTGGGAATATCCGTTTGGAACGGATCATTTAGGCCGCTGTATTTTATCAAGGATGATGTATGGCATACGAACAACTGTTACGACAGCTTTTCTCATTATGACATTCACTATGATGATTAGTATTCCACTTGGACTCGTAACAGCCTATAATCGAGGTCGTTCCGATCATTTTATTATGCGTTTAGTAGATGGCACTCTTGCATTACCGGACATTATCATAACAATCGCGATTGTTGGTATATTAGGGCCTGGTTATTTACATATGATTATGGCGATTGTGGTCGTACGTTGGGCAAGCTATGTTCGTTTTATTCGCAGTCTTGTTATAAAAACAACAAAGGAGGATTTTATTTTAACGGCTCGCATCTCAGGGAATTCACATTATAGGATAATGAAAAATTATATTTTTCCATTTATTTCTTCGCCCATTCTTATATTTGCAGCGTTAGATATGGGGAGAATTGTCCTGTTAATTTCTGGTCTTTCCTTTTTAGGACTTGGAGCTCAGCCCCCTACACCTGAGTGGGGAGTAATGTTACATGATGCGACAGCGTATTTTCAAATTGCGCCACATGTGATGATTTTTCCAGGTCTAGCGATCATGCTTTTTGTATTAGGATGTCAACTAATTAGTGAAAGGAGGAAAACAAGTGATACATGGATCTAG
- a CDS encoding GTP-binding protein has product MEKQKALTVITGFSLKDKCDVIRKLQRKNANNIRVIRFRPTDVKLVVHSAEDPFPLTHFVSEAVHHLEINTVSNLLTILEEECDNEHIDEIILDIYPISTFESLLGSFASQMKRLNYSPKAHIHILNARDFWFAYFSEHSIQTNELNSTPTLEYTLGEAFIHQLEHAGMIYLTNTEQLSHERLAELTVFIQNLQPNAVVERLHERVWRTENNNVGFDLEAANYLYSHQIELFSSRRNLNVIGQYGIETFVYQSNSPIDFSRLEDFFSNLPNEVFRMKGRCYHSSKQELYSISQVGSSIQVDTTLLPINSNHFLTEFLFIGSEMNHQEIERMLDNCLQITYAGKIAY; this is encoded by the coding sequence TTGGAAAAACAAAAAGCTCTAACAGTTATAACCGGCTTTTCTTTAAAAGATAAATGTGATGTAATAAGAAAACTACAAAGAAAGAATGCAAACAACATTAGAGTGATTCGCTTCCGACCTACCGATGTTAAGTTAGTAGTTCATTCAGCAGAAGATCCCTTTCCTCTTACACACTTTGTTAGTGAAGCTGTTCATCACTTAGAGATAAACACAGTATCCAATCTGCTCACGATACTAGAAGAGGAATGCGACAATGAACATATTGACGAGATTATTTTAGATATTTATCCGATCTCAACTTTTGAATCTCTTCTTGGAAGCTTTGCATCACAAATGAAACGTTTAAATTACTCGCCAAAGGCCCATATTCATATATTAAATGCGAGGGATTTTTGGTTTGCCTATTTTTCTGAACACAGCATACAGACAAATGAACTGAATTCTACGCCAACACTCGAATATACACTTGGAGAGGCATTTATTCACCAACTAGAGCACGCTGGAATGATTTACTTAACAAATACAGAACAGCTTTCACATGAACGGTTAGCTGAACTAACTGTATTTATACAAAATTTACAACCAAACGCGGTTGTAGAAAGACTACATGAAAGGGTATGGAGAACGGAGAATAATAATGTTGGCTTTGACCTAGAAGCAGCTAACTATTTATATAGTCACCAGATAGAATTGTTCTCTTCTAGAAGGAACTTGAATGTTATTGGTCAATATGGCATTGAAACATTTGTTTATCAGAGCAATTCACCTATTGATTTTAGCCGTTTAGAAGACTTTTTTTCTAATCTTCCTAATGAAGTATTTCGTATGAAAGGAAGATGCTATCATTCATCTAAACAAGAACTATATTCCATTTCTCAAGTTGGATCATCCATACAAGTTGATACAACGTTATTACCTATTAATTCAAACCATTTTTTAACTGAGTTCCTATTCATTGGGTCTGAGATGAATCATCAAGAAATTGAAAGAATGCTGGATAACTGTTTACAAATAACATACGCAGGTAAAATAGCATACTAA
- a CDS encoding DUF2535 family protein, giving the protein MFYKRIEFRNITGQKVKITDIPVVQTSDRYYFMIQARLEILISSLYNNPQEKSCYSFREYLKRKIRWSDFEDLFYEVRNHV; this is encoded by the coding sequence GTGTTTTATAAGAGAATTGAGTTTAGAAATATAACGGGACAAAAGGTGAAAATCACAGATATCCCTGTTGTTCAAACCTCAGATCGTTATTATTTTATGATCCAAGCTCGTTTGGAAATATTAATCTCATCCCTTTACAATAACCCTCAGGAAAAAAGCTGCTATTCTTTTAGAGAGTACTTAAAACGTAAAATACGCTGGTCTGATTTCGAGGATTTGTTTTATGAAGTTAGGAATCATGTTTGA
- a CDS encoding cobyric acid synthase gives MKKAVPLMIQGTHSDAGKSALVTALCRIFVQDGFKTAPYKSQNMALNSYITLDGKEIGRAQGVQAEAAGIAATTDMNPILIKPTGEYKSQIVVHGAPYKNMQAGAYREEFYDQGLQIIEQSYSRLANQFERIVIEGAGSPAEINLNDRELVNMRVAQIANAPVILVGDIEKGGVFASLVGTLQLLHPEDRKRVVGVFINKFRGDVTLLEPGLTWFEEYTGVPVLGVIPYIHDLMIEAEDSVVLSKYSTNQDDSKEIDIAVIRFPMISNFTDVDPFFNEPDCHVRFVKKAEELGEPDLVILPGSKNTIEDMMFIDNNGLSNQILQLAEKGVTMIVGICGGYQMLGNTIDDKYRVESTHSEKAGLGLIPMKTSLTQKKMTVQSEGVAELGEQKISVTGYEIHMGESHYQHTHTPFIRLADRVDGYISSSKALIGTYFHGIFHNDQLREVLLNEIRRKKGLDLVHNRVSFAQKKEEGFELLAKVVRENIKLDRINEVMIQFQRHTN, from the coding sequence ATGAAAAAAGCTGTTCCACTTATGATTCAGGGAACACACTCTGATGCTGGAAAAAGTGCACTTGTTACAGCTCTATGTAGAATTTTTGTTCAAGATGGTTTTAAAACGGCTCCATATAAATCTCAGAATATGGCTCTAAATTCTTATATAACGCTTGATGGGAAAGAAATTGGGCGAGCACAAGGAGTACAGGCTGAAGCGGCAGGAATTGCTGCGACAACAGATATGAATCCGATTTTAATTAAACCAACAGGTGAATATAAATCACAGATTGTTGTTCATGGAGCACCTTATAAAAATATGCAGGCAGGTGCTTATCGTGAAGAATTCTATGACCAGGGTTTGCAGATAATTGAACAGTCCTATAGCCGATTAGCTAATCAATTTGAGAGAATTGTCATAGAAGGAGCAGGAAGTCCTGCTGAGATTAATTTAAATGATAGAGAACTTGTCAATATGCGTGTTGCCCAAATTGCCAATGCACCTGTTATTCTAGTAGGAGATATTGAAAAAGGAGGAGTGTTTGCAAGTTTAGTAGGAACATTGCAGCTTCTTCATCCCGAAGATAGAAAAAGAGTTGTAGGGGTATTCATTAACAAGTTTAGGGGAGATGTTACACTCCTTGAACCAGGACTTACTTGGTTTGAAGAATATACAGGTGTTCCTGTTTTAGGTGTGATCCCTTATATTCACGATTTAATGATCGAGGCAGAAGATTCAGTTGTGTTGAGTAAATACTCAACGAATCAAGATGATTCTAAAGAAATTGATATTGCGGTCATACGCTTTCCGATGATTTCTAACTTTACGGATGTTGATCCTTTTTTTAATGAACCTGATTGCCACGTTCGTTTCGTGAAAAAAGCGGAAGAGTTAGGAGAGCCAGATTTAGTAATTCTACCAGGTAGTAAAAATACAATAGAAGATATGATGTTTATAGACAATAATGGGTTGTCCAATCAGATTTTACAGTTGGCAGAAAAAGGTGTAACGATGATAGTAGGGATTTGCGGAGGCTATCAGATGTTAGGGAACACCATTGACGATAAATATCGGGTTGAATCAACACATAGCGAGAAAGCAGGATTAGGGTTAATCCCAATGAAAACATCATTGACGCAAAAGAAAATGACGGTTCAATCGGAAGGGGTAGCTGAGTTAGGAGAACAGAAGATTTCAGTTACAGGTTATGAAATACATATGGGCGAGTCTCATTATCAACACACTCACACTCCTTTTATCCGATTAGCAGATCGAGTAGATGGGTACATCTCCTCTAGTAAAGCGTTAATAGGAACCTACTTCCATGGTATATTCCATAACGATCAATTGAGAGAAGTACTACTTAACGAAATTAGGCGAAAAAAAGGTTTAGATCTGGTTCATAATAGAGTTTCTTTTGCTCAGAAAAAAGAAGAAGGATTTGAATTATTAGCGAAGGTAGTAAGAGAAAACATTAAATTGGACCGAATAAATGAAGTCATGATCCAATTTCAAAGACACACAAACTAG